The Streptomyces sp. P9-A4 genome contains a region encoding:
- a CDS encoding thioredoxin domain-containing protein — MNRLAGTTSPYLLQHADNPVDWWPWGPEAFEEAKRRDVPVLLSVGYSACHWCHVMAHESFEDEVTAALVNENFVAVKVDREERPDVDAVYMEAVQAATGQGGWPMTVFLTPDAAPFYFGTYFPPEPRHGMPSFPEVLEGVRGAWADRREEVGEVAERIVKDLAGRSLAYGGDGVPGEEELAQALLGLVREYDAKRGGFGGAPKFPPSMALEFLLRHHARTGSEGALQMAADTCEAMARGGIYDQLGGGFARYAVDRAWVVPHFEKMLYDNALLCRVYAHLWKSTGSDLARRVALETADFLVRELRTPEGGFASALDADSDDGTGRHVEGAFYVWTPEQLTEVLGAEDAALAAAHYGVTEDGTFEHGSSVLQLPEGTGPADADRIASIAARLLAAREERERPGRDDKVVAAWNGLAIAALAETGALFDRPDLVERATEAADLLVRVHMDESARLTRTSKDGRAGTNAGVLEDYADVAEGFLALAAVTGEGAWLEFAGFLLDLVLDRFTAEGGALYDTAHDAEALIRRPQDPTDNATPSGWTAAAGALLSYAAQTGSEAHRAAAEGALGVVKALGPRAPRFIGWGLAVSEALLDGPREIAVVGAPGDEAFRELRRTALLATAPGAVLAFGTPDSEEFPLLRDRPLVAGAPAAYVCRHFTCDAPVTDPAELRRKI; from the coding sequence ATGAACCGGTTGGCTGGTACGACCTCGCCTTATCTGCTTCAGCACGCTGACAATCCGGTCGACTGGTGGCCGTGGGGGCCCGAGGCGTTCGAGGAAGCGAAACGGCGCGATGTGCCCGTTCTGCTGTCAGTTGGTTACTCCGCGTGCCACTGGTGCCACGTCATGGCGCACGAGTCCTTCGAGGACGAGGTCACCGCGGCCCTGGTCAACGAGAACTTCGTGGCCGTCAAGGTCGACCGCGAGGAGCGCCCCGACGTCGACGCCGTCTACATGGAGGCCGTCCAGGCCGCCACCGGTCAGGGCGGCTGGCCGATGACCGTCTTCCTCACCCCGGACGCCGCCCCCTTCTACTTCGGTACGTACTTCCCGCCGGAGCCCCGCCACGGCATGCCCTCCTTCCCGGAGGTCCTCGAAGGCGTCCGGGGCGCCTGGGCCGACCGCCGCGAAGAGGTCGGCGAGGTCGCCGAGCGGATCGTCAAGGACCTCGCGGGCCGCTCCCTCGCCTACGGCGGCGACGGAGTCCCCGGTGAGGAGGAGCTCGCGCAGGCCCTCCTCGGCCTCGTCCGCGAGTACGACGCCAAGCGCGGCGGCTTCGGCGGCGCCCCCAAGTTCCCGCCGTCGATGGCACTGGAGTTCCTGCTCCGCCACCACGCCCGTACGGGCTCCGAGGGCGCCCTCCAGATGGCCGCCGACACCTGCGAGGCGATGGCCCGCGGCGGTATCTACGACCAGCTCGGCGGCGGCTTCGCCCGCTACGCCGTCGACCGCGCCTGGGTCGTGCCGCACTTCGAGAAGATGCTGTACGACAACGCCCTGCTCTGCCGGGTGTACGCGCACCTGTGGAAGTCGACCGGCAGCGACCTGGCCCGCCGGGTCGCCCTGGAGACCGCCGACTTCCTGGTCCGCGAACTCCGCACCCCCGAGGGCGGTTTCGCCTCCGCGCTCGACGCGGACAGCGACGACGGCACGGGCAGGCACGTCGAGGGCGCCTTCTACGTGTGGACCCCGGAGCAGCTCACCGAGGTCCTCGGAGCGGAGGACGCCGCCCTCGCCGCCGCCCACTACGGCGTCACCGAGGACGGCACCTTCGAGCACGGCAGCTCCGTGCTCCAGCTCCCGGAGGGGACCGGCCCGGCCGACGCCGACCGGATCGCCTCGATCGCGGCCCGCCTCCTCGCCGCCCGCGAGGAGCGCGAGCGCCCCGGCCGTGACGACAAGGTCGTCGCCGCCTGGAACGGCCTGGCGATCGCCGCCCTGGCCGAGACGGGCGCCCTCTTCGACCGCCCCGACCTCGTCGAGCGCGCCACGGAGGCCGCCGACCTGCTGGTACGGGTCCACATGGACGAGTCCGCCCGCCTCACCCGTACGTCCAAGGACGGCCGGGCCGGCACCAACGCGGGCGTCCTCGAGGACTACGCCGACGTCGCCGAAGGCTTCCTCGCCCTCGCCGCCGTCACCGGCGAGGGCGCCTGGCTGGAGTTCGCCGGCTTCCTCCTGGACCTGGTCCTCGACCGCTTCACCGCCGAGGGCGGCGCCCTGTACGACACGGCCCACGACGCCGAGGCTCTGATCCGCCGCCCGCAGGACCCCACGGACAACGCGACCCCGTCCGGCTGGACCGCCGCCGCCGGAGCGCTGCTCTCGTACGCCGCCCAGACCGGCTCGGAGGCCCATCGCGCCGCCGCCGAAGGCGCCCTCGGCGTCGTCAAGGCCCTCGGCCCCCGCGCGCCCCGCTTCATCGGCTGGGGCCTGGCCGTCTCCGAGGCCCTCCTCGACGGGCCCCGGGAGATCGCCGTCGTGGGCGCCCCCGGCGACGAGGCCTTCCGCGAGCTGCGCCGTACCGCGCTCCTGGCGACCGCCCCGGGCGCGGTGCTCGCCTTCGGCACCCCCGACAGCGAGGAGTTCCCGCTGCTGAGGGACCGCCCGCTGGTGGCCGGTGCGCCCGCCGCGTACGTGTGCCGTCACTTCACCTGTGACGCGCCGGTCACCGACCCGGCCGAGCTGCGCCGGAAGATCTGA
- a CDS encoding rodlin yields MKKLLATAAVAASVLGATAAGAGQALAIADDGGTTSLSGNGAHQEFGNSATYGNMSPQFALVQGSLNKPCVGLPAKVNAGSLIGLIPIAVQDVNVLSSPQNQQCTENSTQAKGDEPLSHILDDIPVLSGNGAGNS; encoded by the coding sequence ATGAAGAAGCTGTTGGCTACGGCTGCTGTGGCTGCGTCGGTCCTCGGCGCGACGGCTGCGGGTGCCGGTCAGGCGCTCGCGATCGCCGACGACGGTGGCACCACCTCGCTCAGCGGCAACGGTGCCCACCAGGAGTTCGGCAACTCCGCCACCTACGGCAACATGAGCCCGCAGTTCGCGCTGGTCCAGGGCTCCCTGAACAAGCCGTGCGTCGGTCTGCCGGCCAAGGTCAACGCCGGTTCGCTCATCGGTCTCATCCCGATCGCGGTGCAGGACGTCAACGTGCTGTCCTCCCCGCAGAACCAGCAGTGCACCGAGAACTCCACCCAGGCCAAGGGCGACGAGCCGCTGTCGCACATCCTGGACGACATCCCGGTCCTGTCCGGCAACGGTGCGGGCAACAGCTGA
- a CDS encoding LCP family protein: protein MKFPRVRRARRPLLVPAALTAIAALAPGALASAPTDLPAPEHGLNLLVVGIDSRRGVTEQEKERYRLGGKECDCTDVIMLVHVSAANDRVDVVSLPRDSLTTFPGRHRDRRTGELHAAHPAKINNAWAEGGSAFAVETVESMTGLPVHRYLEIDFRRFMDTVDQLEGGVPVCTEKPLKDPVTGIDLTPGTKRVHGGEALQYVRSRRADGQMDFGRIRKQQEFVVNTLERLRDGVLDDPARLEAFASTLRGTGAAERGVSTAELLALAGRLRDLTPARTEFATVPVRGFNPDIENVGSTLAWDEEGAAEVFARLRADEPLPPAGTVAPSEIPVGAYRPTPGVSLICP from the coding sequence ATGAAATTCCCGCGTGTACGGCGGGCCCGGCGTCCGCTGCTCGTCCCGGCGGCGCTGACCGCGATCGCCGCCCTCGCCCCCGGAGCCCTCGCCTCGGCCCCCACCGATCTCCCCGCCCCGGAACACGGGCTGAACCTCCTCGTGGTCGGCATCGACAGCCGCAGGGGCGTCACCGAGCAGGAGAAGGAGCGCTACCGGCTCGGCGGGAAGGAGTGCGACTGCACCGACGTGATCATGCTGGTGCACGTCTCCGCCGCGAACGACCGGGTCGACGTGGTGAGTCTGCCGCGCGACTCGCTCACCACCTTCCCCGGCCGGCACCGCGACCGGCGTACCGGGGAGCTGCACGCCGCCCACCCCGCGAAGATCAACAACGCCTGGGCCGAAGGGGGTTCCGCGTTCGCCGTGGAGACCGTGGAGTCGATGACCGGGCTGCCCGTCCACCGGTATCTGGAGATCGACTTCCGCCGCTTCATGGACACCGTCGACCAGCTCGAAGGCGGCGTGCCCGTCTGCACGGAGAAGCCGCTCAAGGACCCGGTCACCGGCATCGACCTGACCCCCGGCACCAAGCGCGTCCACGGCGGCGAGGCCCTCCAGTACGTGCGGTCGCGGCGGGCCGACGGGCAGATGGACTTCGGCCGGATCCGGAAGCAGCAGGAGTTCGTGGTGAACACCCTGGAGCGGCTCCGCGACGGCGTCCTGGACGACCCCGCCCGACTGGAGGCCTTCGCCTCGACCCTGCGCGGGACCGGGGCGGCCGAGCGGGGCGTCTCGACGGCGGAACTCCTCGCGCTCGCCGGGCGGCTGCGGGACCTGACCCCGGCCCGTACGGAGTTCGCGACCGTACCCGTACGCGGCTTCAACCCGGACATCGAGAACGTCGGATCCACCCTCGCCTGGGACGAGGAAGGGGCGGCCGAGGTCTTCGCGCGACTGCGCGCGGACGAGCCTCTGCCGCCCGCCGGCACCGTCGCGCCCAGCGAGATCCCCGTGGGCGCCTACCGGCCCACGCCGGGGGTTTCGCTCATCTGCCCGTAG
- a CDS encoding rodlin, translated as MIKKVMATAAAAVSIVGATAAVASPALAISNDGGTTSLSGNGAHQEYGNSATYGSMSPQFALVQGSLNKPCIGLPAKVNAGSLIGAIPISVQDINVLSSPQNQQCTENSTQAKGDEALSHILDDIPVLSGNGVGNN; from the coding sequence GTGATCAAGAAGGTTATGGCCACCGCGGCCGCGGCCGTCTCCATCGTCGGCGCCACCGCCGCCGTGGCCTCCCCCGCGCTCGCCATCAGCAACGACGGCGGCACCACCTCGCTCAGCGGCAACGGTGCGCACCAGGAGTACGGCAACTCCGCCACGTACGGCAGCATGAGCCCCCAGTTCGCGCTGGTCCAGGGCTCGCTGAACAAGCCGTGCATCGGCCTGCCGGCCAAGGTCAACGCCGGTTCGCTCATCGGTGCCATCCCGATCAGCGTCCAGGACATCAACGTGCTGTCCTCCCCGCAGAACCAGCAGTGCACCGAGAACTCCACCCAGGCCAAGGGCGACGAGGCCCTGTCGCACATCCTGGACGACATCCCGGTCCTGTCGGGCAACGGCGTCGGCAACAACTGA
- a CDS encoding rodlin, which translates to MIKKIMAAAAVTASVVGASAAAASPALAIADDGGTTSLSGNGAHTAFGNSATAGDMSPQFSAVQGSLNKLCLGAPVKGNVGSVVGVLVPVAVQDVNVLSSPQNQQCAENSTQAKGDEPLSHLVEDIPVLSGNGAFNG; encoded by the coding sequence GTGATCAAGAAGATTATGGCGGCTGCGGCTGTTACGGCCTCTGTTGTCGGCGCTTCTGCTGCGGCGGCCTCCCCGGCGCTCGCCATCGCCGACGACGGCGGCACGACCTCGCTCAGCGGCAACGGCGCGCACACCGCGTTCGGCAACTCGGCGACCGCGGGTGACATGAGCCCCCAGTTCTCGGCCGTCCAGGGCTCGCTGAACAAGCTCTGCCTCGGCGCTCCGGTCAAGGGCAACGTCGGCTCGGTCGTCGGTGTCCTCGTCCCGGTCGCGGTGCAGGACGTCAACGTCCTCTCCTCCCCGCAGAACCAGCAGTGCGCCGAGAACTCCACCCAGGCCAAGGGTGACGAGCCGCTGTCGCACCTCGTCGAGGACATCCCGGTGCTCTCCGGCAACGGTGCCTTCAACGGCTGA
- a CDS encoding chaplin gives MNCKKAAAVVAGIIMAMGAASPAFADAGAEGVAVGSPGVLSGNVVQVPIHIPINACGNSINVVGLLNPTFGNTCINA, from the coding sequence ATGAACTGTAAGAAGGCTGCTGCCGTCGTCGCCGGAATCATCATGGCCATGGGTGCGGCGTCCCCCGCCTTCGCCGACGCGGGCGCGGAGGGTGTCGCGGTCGGTTCGCCGGGCGTCCTCTCCGGCAACGTCGTCCAGGTCCCGATCCACATCCCGATCAACGCCTGTGGCAACAGCATCAACGTCGTCGGTCTGCTCAACCCGACCTTCGGCAACACCTGCATCAACGCCTGA